The Raoultibacter phocaeensis genome includes a window with the following:
- a CDS encoding MATE family efflux transporter has translation MSEPESIQQQAKQSPDRLGTMKIGKLLLEFSIPAIISMIFNSLYNVVDTAFLGHAVGDVGIAVTTLALPVMTILMGFSMLAGQGGNALTAIQLGEGRKDLAEKTLGNSATLLIGIAAIVAVSAIVFIDPLLMVIGTPSDLVGPTKAFVQIICFGFIFQSLGMGLNNFLRTAGKPNLALYTMVFGTTMCIVLNYFFVMLFGWGVEGSAVATILGQGCGMVPVIWYFIMNKNAAFKLRLSCMVPDVRLMGKILSLGLASFVMQVAATAVTVVLNQLLAIYGAQDPLGAEGALAAIGAANKAIMFAIMPVIGLIMGSQPIIGYNYGAKNWQRVLDTLKWASVWATGLTIFFWVLVHVIPGPIIGVFGISGDLEEFAITVLKLDTLVLPVVGFQIVGSSYFQSSGQPLKSAILEMTRQVIYLIPLYIIFPMVLPGLGWGISALVAIVVAVPTADFLAFITTVFFVAREVKKLRRKRDEARDAVQAVAARL, from the coding sequence ATGTCAGAACCAGAAAGCATACAACAACAAGCCAAGCAATCACCCGACCGCCTCGGCACGATGAAGATCGGAAAACTTCTGCTGGAGTTCTCCATTCCGGCGATCATCTCGATGATATTCAACTCGCTGTACAACGTCGTCGACACGGCGTTTTTGGGCCATGCCGTCGGCGATGTGGGCATCGCGGTCACCACGCTCGCGCTGCCTGTCATGACCATCCTCATGGGCTTTTCGATGCTCGCCGGTCAAGGCGGCAACGCGCTCACGGCCATTCAGCTCGGCGAAGGCCGCAAAGATCTGGCCGAGAAGACGCTTGGCAATTCGGCCACGCTGCTCATCGGCATCGCTGCTATTGTTGCGGTATCGGCGATCGTCTTCATCGATCCGCTCTTGATGGTGATCGGCACTCCTTCCGACCTTGTCGGTCCGACGAAGGCGTTCGTGCAGATCATCTGTTTCGGGTTCATCTTCCAATCGCTCGGTATGGGCCTCAACAACTTCCTGCGTACTGCGGGCAAGCCTAACCTCGCCCTGTATACGATGGTGTTCGGCACGACCATGTGCATCGTGCTCAACTACTTCTTCGTCATGCTGTTCGGCTGGGGCGTCGAGGGAAGCGCGGTCGCCACGATCCTCGGCCAGGGATGCGGCATGGTGCCAGTCATCTGGTACTTCATCATGAATAAGAACGCCGCTTTCAAGCTGCGTCTTTCGTGCATGGTGCCCGACGTGCGGCTCATGGGCAAAATCCTCTCGCTCGGCCTCGCATCGTTTGTCATGCAGGTTGCAGCTACCGCGGTAACCGTCGTGCTCAACCAGCTGCTTGCGATTTACGGCGCACAGGATCCGCTGGGGGCGGAAGGTGCACTTGCGGCCATTGGCGCTGCTAACAAAGCGATCATGTTCGCCATCATGCCGGTTATCGGCCTCATCATGGGTTCGCAGCCGATTATCGGGTACAACTACGGTGCCAAGAACTGGCAGCGCGTGCTCGATACGCTCAAGTGGGCGAGCGTGTGGGCGACGGGCCTCACGATCTTCTTCTGGGTGCTCGTGCACGTGATACCCGGCCCCATCATCGGCGTGTTCGGCATTTCGGGCGACCTCGAGGAATTCGCGATCACCGTACTCAAACTCGACACGCTCGTGCTTCCCGTGGTGGGCTTCCAGATCGTCGGCTCGAGCTACTTCCAATCGAGCGGCCAGCCGCTGAAATCGGCCATTCTCGAAATGACCCGCCAGGTGATCTACCTGATTCCACTCTACATCATCTTCCCGATGGTGTTGCCGGGGCTGGGCTGGGGCATATCGGCGCTCGTGGCGATCGTCGTTGCCGTGCCGACGGCCGATTTCCTCGCGTTCATCACCACAGTGTTCTTCGTGGCGCGCGAAGTGAAGAAGCTCAGACGCAAGCGCGACGAAGCAAGGGATGCGGTGCAGGCGGTTGCCGCACGGCTGTAA
- a CDS encoding AAA family ATPase — MNDNLVIAISREYGSGGREIGENLAATLGIAYYDKELINRIVQKSGLSDDVVKAHDEKVVNRFLFTPNRFLTGADLDQPIAAAIHAAEIESIRTAADEGPCVIVGRSADSILAAYPGLVSVFVCAPMENRIARVMRRNAIDEHEAKARIAKIDKDRAHYYRYFTDKKWGGANNYDLCINSGKMAVADDAVAVITAYIERMQ; from the coding sequence ATGAACGACAACCTCGTCATTGCCATCAGCCGCGAATACGGAAGCGGCGGCCGCGAGATAGGCGAGAATCTCGCGGCAACGCTTGGCATCGCGTACTACGACAAAGAACTCATCAACCGCATCGTGCAGAAGAGCGGCCTTTCGGATGACGTGGTGAAAGCCCACGATGAGAAGGTCGTCAACCGTTTCCTGTTCACGCCGAACCGGTTTCTTACCGGCGCCGATCTCGATCAACCCATTGCAGCGGCCATCCACGCTGCCGAGATCGAGTCGATCCGAACCGCAGCCGATGAAGGCCCGTGCGTGATCGTGGGACGTAGCGCCGATTCGATCCTCGCAGCATACCCCGGCCTCGTGAGCGTGTTCGTCTGCGCCCCGATGGAAAACCGCATCGCACGCGTCATGCGCCGCAACGCCATCGACGAGCACGAGGCTAAAGCGCGCATCGCGAAGATCGACAAGGACCGCGCGCACTACTACCGCTACTTCACCGATAAGAAATGGGGCGGTGCAAACAACTACGACCTCTGCATCAACAGCGGCAAGATGGCCGTTGCCGACGATGCTGTAGCCGTCATCACCGCCTACATCGAGCGGATGCAATAA
- a CDS encoding tRNA-binding protein, translating to MSDAIETAPVKPTITIDDLDKIDVRVGRIVQVEDVEKSNKLIKMTVDFGGFTRTILSGMKEEREDPKAELTGKQALFVVNLAPRKMAGEVSEGMIYDIGYEDGILPALAVPEREVPDGVRLG from the coding sequence GTGTCCGATGCAATCGAAACCGCTCCCGTCAAACCGACCATCACGATCGACGATCTCGATAAGATCGATGTGCGCGTAGGGCGCATCGTGCAGGTCGAAGACGTTGAGAAGTCGAACAAGCTCATCAAGATGACGGTCGATTTCGGGGGCTTCACCCGAACAATCCTCTCGGGCATGAAAGAGGAACGTGAAGATCCGAAGGCGGAGCTGACGGGAAAACAGGCGCTGTTCGTGGTGAACCTCGCTCCGCGTAAGATGGCTGGGGAGGTGTCGGAGGGCATGATCTACGATATCGGCTATGAAGACGGTATCCTACCCGCGCTCGCTGTCCCCGAGCGCGAGGTCCCCGATGGCGTGCGGCTGGGGTAG
- a CDS encoding shikimate kinase has product MAEERKDNIILIGMPGAGKSTLGIVLAKILNYDFMDADLVIQNQCDKTLQKLIDACGPEGFIEVENQILQDIEATKTIIATGGSAVYSDEAMKHLSSIGRVVYLQISFEELVNRLHDLQERGVVLKGGITMSLRDLYDERKPLYERYADITVNVDHLSITAAARKVADALK; this is encoded by the coding sequence ATGGCAGAAGAAAGAAAAGACAACATCATTTTGATCGGCATGCCGGGTGCCGGCAAATCGACGCTCGGCATCGTGCTCGCGAAGATCCTCAATTACGATTTCATGGATGCCGACCTGGTCATCCAGAACCAGTGCGACAAGACGCTGCAAAAGCTTATCGACGCTTGCGGCCCCGAGGGCTTCATCGAAGTGGAGAATCAGATCCTCCAAGACATTGAAGCCACGAAGACCATCATCGCAACCGGGGGTTCGGCTGTGTACTCCGATGAGGCCATGAAGCACCTCTCATCGATCGGGCGCGTGGTCTATTTGCAGATATCGTTCGAGGAGCTCGTAAACCGCCTGCATGATCTGCAGGAGCGTGGTGTTGTGCTCAAGGGGGGCATTACCATGAGCCTGCGCGATCTGTACGACGAGCGAAAGCCGCTGTACGAACGGTATGCCGATATCACCGTCAATGTAGACCATCTGTCCATCACCGCTGCGGCGCGCAAAGTTGCCGACGCGCTCAAGTAG
- a CDS encoding DMT family transporter, translated as MPSFVYKLMIVAATVIWGLSFVVMKDAVDVVPPAYLIGMRFFACGIILCAIFFKRMRANFDRAHIVNGCVLGLLIFLAFWVQTIGLTDTTPGKNAFLTATYCVLVPFIWWFTARKRPTAYNIVAAVLCVAGVGLVSLQGSLAMRFGDYMTLLCAVLFAVHIVYVAKVSKGRDILTLTVWQFLFGGACGFAVGGAFEVFPPVEALADPAFLFNMAYLVVFASCVALVFQNVALAHVPPAQGSLLLSLESVFGVLFSVLLYGEELTLKLAVGFVLIFAGIVLSETFPLKRKGCGSETVGDIDVVLERELQEA; from the coding sequence GTGCCGAGCTTTGTGTACAAGCTCATGATCGTGGCGGCTACCGTCATCTGGGGCTTGAGCTTCGTCGTCATGAAAGACGCAGTCGATGTGGTGCCGCCCGCATACCTGATCGGCATGCGCTTTTTCGCGTGCGGCATTATTCTTTGCGCTATCTTCTTTAAGCGGATGCGCGCGAACTTCGATCGCGCCCACATCGTGAACGGCTGTGTGCTCGGCCTGCTTATCTTCCTCGCGTTTTGGGTGCAGACGATCGGGCTTACCGATACCACACCGGGTAAAAACGCGTTTCTCACGGCAACGTATTGCGTGCTCGTTCCGTTCATCTGGTGGTTTACGGCTCGCAAGCGTCCGACGGCGTACAATATCGTCGCTGCGGTGCTGTGCGTGGCAGGCGTCGGGCTCGTCTCGCTGCAGGGGTCGCTTGCCATGCGCTTCGGCGATTACATGACGCTTCTGTGCGCGGTGCTGTTCGCCGTTCATATCGTGTATGTGGCGAAGGTATCGAAGGGTCGCGATATTCTCACGCTCACGGTGTGGCAGTTCTTGTTCGGGGGCGCATGCGGATTCGCGGTCGGCGGTGCGTTCGAGGTGTTTCCGCCCGTTGAGGCTCTCGCCGATCCGGCGTTTCTGTTCAACATGGCCTACCTCGTCGTCTTCGCTTCGTGCGTGGCTCTCGTGTTCCAAAACGTCGCGCTTGCGCACGTGCCACCTGCGCAGGGCTCGTTGCTTTTGAGCCTCGAATCCGTGTTCGGCGTGCTCTTCTCCGTTTTGCTCTACGGCGAAGAGCTCACGCTCAAGCTCGCGGTCGGGTTCGTGCTGATCTTTGCAGGCATCGTGTTGAGCGAGACGTTTCCGCTCAAGCGTAAAGGGTGCGGCAGCGAAACCGTCGGCGACATCGATGTGGTGCTCGAGCGCGAGTTGCAAGAGGCGTAA
- a CDS encoding ABC transporter permease subunit, with protein sequence MNRTLFAKEVRANLFVFVVITALLAMYVAVIVSMFDPELGKSLDMMMESMPELFAAFGMATQGSTMIEFLLNYLYGFLLVLFPLVLILIMVNKLVVRYLDRGTMSYLLATPNSRAKIILTLAGVLVALLAVLMVVVAALEIGSSEALFPGELDRAGLMQANAGLFGLWLFMAGLCFLSACAFSNASVALWAGGGVCILAYLLQAVSQVGEKLEFLKYATPLTLFDSYGLAAGEASAIAGAVSLGAMGVVFFGVGIVVFCKRDLSI encoded by the coding sequence ATGAATAGGACGCTTTTTGCCAAGGAGGTCAGGGCGAACCTGTTCGTGTTCGTCGTCATAACTGCGTTGCTGGCCATGTACGTTGCCGTCATCGTGAGCATGTTCGATCCCGAACTGGGAAAGAGCCTCGATATGATGATGGAAAGCATGCCCGAGCTGTTCGCAGCGTTCGGTATGGCAACGCAGGGTTCGACGATGATCGAATTCCTGCTGAACTATCTCTACGGCTTTTTGCTCGTACTGTTTCCGCTTGTGCTTATTCTCATCATGGTCAACAAGCTCGTGGTGCGCTATCTCGATCGCGGTACGATGTCGTATCTGCTGGCGACGCCCAACAGCCGCGCGAAGATCATCCTCACGTTAGCGGGCGTGCTCGTAGCATTGCTCGCCGTGCTCATGGTGGTCGTGGCGGCACTTGAGATCGGATCTTCAGAAGCGCTGTTCCCCGGGGAGCTCGATAGGGCGGGGCTCATGCAGGCCAACGCAGGTTTGTTCGGATTGTGGCTCTTCATGGCGGGTCTCTGCTTCCTCTCGGCTTGTGCGTTCTCGAATGCCTCCGTCGCGCTGTGGGCGGGAGGCGGCGTGTGCATCCTTGCGTATCTGCTGCAGGCGGTATCGCAGGTAGGCGAGAAGCTCGAATTCTTGAAGTACGCCACGCCCCTGACGCTGTTCGACTCGTACGGTCTTGCGGCAGGGGAAGCTTCGGCGATCGCGGGCGCGGTGAGCTTGGGCGCGATGGGCGTCGTGTTCTTCGGGGTCGGCATCGTCGTCTTCTGCAAGCGCGATCTGTCGATTTAG